A window of the Hordeum vulgare subsp. vulgare chromosome 5H, MorexV3_pseudomolecules_assembly, whole genome shotgun sequence genome harbors these coding sequences:
- the LOC123452086 gene encoding methyl-CpG-binding domain-containing protein 10-like — protein sequence MASGGDHEAAAAGEQTPLKKAGEGEQGEELLAPSGWTKKLNTTRGGKFEVVFITPTGEQVKSKKALTTYLKAHPGGPALSEFVWATGNTPRRSSRLSAKPKAESPEDPKPSRRSGKSKATESPEDEKPAKRGKSSSSNKGKRGKQEDAEDAEAESGDHADAEEAKGTEVEMEDAEEAKVTDLDLEMKEAENAQEEKKEEEAGSSVGEKKEADTVGQEEKKEADTVAQEENKEAGTVVQEEKKEAGTVVQEEKKEADTVVQEEKKEADTVVQEDKKEADTVAQEEKKDAPIADAPEKTDEDEGKAAESDVAPEEVEMPDPVSENKENEKPAEFEEVPVEFEMSDLVSENKENEKPAESEEVPVEFEMSDPVLEHVEDEKPAEYEVAAVEGEKSENGLAVESIVPPPASSEEKKEEADSTINPATPPPAEVKSDAPAAEATKATENPADNAAHKDDQGNAEEQSTANADNNGQIHPGASTVKCT from the exons ATGGCCAGCGGCGGCGAccacgaggcggcggcggcgggcgagcAGACGCCGCTCAAGAAGGCGGGCGAGGGGGAGCAGGGCGAGGAGCTCCTGGCCCCCTCCGGCTGGACCAAGAAG CTTAATACCACTCGGGGTGGGAAGTTCGAGGTTGTATTTATTACACCAACTGGTGAGCAGGTCAAGAGCAAGAAAGCTCTAACCACATACCTAAAAGCACACCCTGGAGGCCCTGCGCTTTCAGAGTTCGTCTGGGCAACTG GCAATACTCCCAGACGGTCCTCGCGTCTAAGTGCAAAGCCTAAGGCTGAGAGCCCGGAAGACCCGAAACCCTCACGCCGAAGTGGAAAGTCTAAGGCTACTGAGAGCCCGGAAGATGAGAAGCCTGCCAAACGGGGAAAGTCATCAAGCTCTAACAAAGGCAAAAGGGGAAAACAGGAGGATGCAGAGGACGCAGAAGCTGAAAGTGGAGATCATGCTGATGCTGAAGAAGCCAAAGGCACTGAAGTGGAGATGGAAGATGCTGAAGAAGCCAAAGTCACTGACCTGGACCTGGAGATGAAAGAAGCTGAGAACGCTcaggaagagaagaaagaggaagaggcTGGCAGTTCGGTTGGAGAGAAGAAAGAGGCTGACACTGTTGGTcaggaagagaagaaagaggctgACACTGTTGCTCAGGAAGAGAATAAAGAGGCCGGCACTGTTGTTcaggaagagaagaaagaggccgGCACTGTTgttcaagaagagaagaaagaggccgACACTGTTgttcaagaagagaagaaagaggccgACACTGTTGTTCAAGAAGACAAGAAAGAGGCTGACACTGTTgctcaagaagagaagaaagatgcCCCTATTGCTGATGCCCCAGAGAAAACTGATGAAGATGAGGGCAAGGCGGCTGAATCTGATGTAGCTCCCGAGGAGGTTGAGATGCCTGACCCTGTATCAGAGAACAAGGAAAACGAGAAGCCAGCTGAATTTGAAGAAGTCCCCGTGGAGTTTGAGATGTCTGACCTTGTATCAGAGAACAAGGAAAACGAGAAGCCAGCTGAATCCGAAGAAGTCCCTGTGGAGTTTGAGATGTCTGACCCTGTATTAGAGCATGTGGAAGATGAAAAGCCAGCTGAATATGAAGTAGCTGCTGTGGAGGGCGAGAAAAGTGAAAACGGCCTGGCAGTCGAATCCATAGTGCCACCTCCAGCATCttcagaggagaagaaagaagaggcagATAGCACCATCAATCCAGCGACCCCTCCTCCAGCGGAGGTGAAGTCAGATGCTCCAGCGGCAGAGGCAACAAAAGCCACCGAGAATCCAGCAGACAACGCTGCTCACAAGGATGACCAGGGTAACGCCGAAGAACAATCCACCGCGAACGCCGACAACAACGGACAGATCCATCCGGGTGCTTCCACCGTGAAATGCACCTGa